The following proteins come from a genomic window of Natronosalvus vescus:
- a CDS encoding DUF7261 family protein encodes MVIAIGDSSGDHAGGHDRGQLVLIAAITIAFILLGVVVVFNGVLYTQTLSSSASTQTVSDTDRTMLEVTDGVCAVSPNGELDDAAMDDLQDRYPSVRSGSTAAAVTIEYTHPDNSTVNVTVTYASTDLEFTRTETVDLEDCPEEVEA; translated from the coding sequence ATGGTGATCGCTATCGGAGACTCGAGCGGCGACCACGCCGGCGGCCACGACCGCGGCCAACTCGTCCTCATCGCCGCAATCACCATCGCGTTCATCCTTCTCGGCGTCGTCGTCGTGTTCAACGGCGTGCTCTACACCCAGACGCTCTCCTCGAGCGCCTCGACCCAGACGGTGTCGGATACCGATCGGACGATGCTCGAGGTGACCGATGGGGTCTGTGCCGTTTCGCCGAACGGTGAACTCGATGATGCTGCGATGGATGACTTGCAGGATCGATATCCAAGCGTCCGATCGGGGTCGACGGCGGCGGCTGTGACGATCGAATATACGCACCCAGATAACAGCACTGTGAACGTAACCGTCACGTACGCGTCGACCGACCTCGAGTTCACGCGAACGGAGACGGTCGACCTCGAGGATTGCCCAGAGGAGGTGGAGGCATGA
- a CDS encoding DUF7288 family protein has translation MSGRRSQARKPRPRGGRPLSSTDRGQAFTLEGFVAAFILLIAVLFAVQSVVITPSTGGAVDRTAQAQLQQQTQDALIIAQQENNLSVMVRQIEFDNDDFDGFHNETTGAQGVYSMSDFGNESTLGAVLNQNLDAGQRYNVELHYQSLDPDGDSPEPIKLVDQGSPSSTAVTASYTVVLHGNQSITTPGENRTLADVSDPDEEYIPHLNDGDSLYNVVEVRVVVW, from the coding sequence ATGTCAGGACGTCGATCCCAGGCGAGGAAACCGCGCCCACGAGGTGGCCGGCCGCTCTCGTCGACCGACAGAGGTCAGGCCTTTACCCTCGAGGGGTTCGTGGCGGCGTTCATTCTCCTGATCGCGGTGTTGTTCGCGGTGCAGTCGGTGGTCATCACGCCCTCGACCGGCGGGGCGGTGGATCGAACGGCACAGGCACAGCTCCAGCAGCAGACTCAGGACGCGCTGATTATTGCCCAGCAGGAAAATAATCTGTCGGTGATGGTTCGCCAGATCGAATTCGATAATGACGACTTCGATGGGTTCCACAACGAGACTACCGGTGCCCAAGGCGTCTACTCCATGAGCGACTTCGGCAACGAATCGACGCTCGGGGCAGTGTTGAACCAGAACCTGGATGCGGGCCAGCGGTACAACGTGGAGTTGCACTATCAGTCGCTCGATCCCGATGGCGACTCTCCGGAGCCGATCAAACTCGTCGATCAGGGCTCGCCCTCGAGTACGGCGGTGACGGCGAGTTATACGGTCGTGTTACACGGGAACCAGTCGATCACGACACCGGGTGAGAACAGAACGCTCGCTGATGTCTCCGACCCGGATGAGGAGTACATACCCCATCTAAACGACGGTGATTCCCTCTACAACGTCGTCGAAGTACGGGTGGTCGTATGGTGA
- a CDS encoding DUF7287 family protein has product MSKRRPHTNTVSISLADRGQTTQDFAVGIGIFLLAVAFVFSFVPTLITPFATSTASETAQADRIADEIVANYSEEPNQLDLTALESANVSELGVRAVDDHQIDRVNITVVNTSDGGGTFAHPEDSPYTDESAGSATRLVTVTEDADIECDRGCKLIVRVW; this is encoded by the coding sequence ATGAGCAAACGGCGTCCACACACGAACACGGTCTCGATCTCGCTGGCCGATCGCGGCCAGACGACGCAGGATTTCGCCGTCGGTATCGGTATCTTCCTGCTCGCCGTGGCGTTCGTCTTCTCGTTCGTCCCGACGCTCATCACGCCGTTCGCGACCTCGACGGCCTCGGAGACCGCACAGGCTGACCGGATCGCTGACGAGATCGTCGCCAACTACTCGGAGGAACCAAACCAGCTCGATCTGACGGCGCTCGAGTCGGCGAACGTGAGCGAGTTGGGCGTTCGGGCAGTCGACGACCACCAGATCGATCGGGTGAACATTACGGTAGTGAACACGAGTGATGGCGGCGGGACGTTCGCCCATCCGGAGGATAGTCCGTACACCGACGAGTCGGCCGGGAGTGCGACGCGACTGGTGACGGTCACCGAGGACGCCGACATCGAGTGCGATAGGGGCTGTAAACTCATCGTGAGGGTGTGGTAA
- a CDS encoding type II secretion system F family protein, translated as MSLQRSDGPGGVAASSDVLGETFYPLYSRLFGDDSQFVSDVELKLAQARMTDTVEMYLSRSLGVGFLSGLVLWLMGLMLGYGLFATGVVQVDTIIGMPVRNPTVLEVIQMTRIPALILATGLFFGTIGFALGFGSLVAIPYSRASARKREINMLMTDSVSFMYALSVGGLNQLEILEAMAEADDTYGEVAKEFQSIVQETEYFDVDYRTAIRNQAIETPSDDLSQFLTDMLSIVNSGGDMESFLEDKKEKHMRTAKQEQELTLETLELFGEMYMTLSLFPLLLIIILVIMQMVPDADVDTNLLYLAVYGLIPLTGVGFIVLVSTVKHDEPGDGYLTSTSGDDTRIRSAQEQGLLNLGLIEQYTGSHRVFDRIKNREGTHETVNVLRRPHIFFRDNPLLTLALTVPAALVVVTIAMANGSAPTSWEGLKQRPVWGTFIYVYAPLYITMVPLAIFREWNVLSRRAVVKTLSEDLRKLASANDTGLTLLESLKSVSDTTSGKLARELELMHTKVNYGMSLSEALIEFNNKYHIPRLARTIKLITKSQEASNQISAVLRTAARSSENNDDIERERKSRTRMQVVIIIMTFMTLLAVIAILQTQFIGTMAGLETGGSSDVAADGAGSQLADADFSENVDIDLLSVLFFHAVTLQAILSGFISGYIRDADLLSGLKYVIILSTIALIAWALVA; from the coding sequence ATGAGCTTACAGCGGAGTGATGGCCCTGGCGGCGTGGCCGCCAGTTCGGACGTTCTGGGGGAGACGTTTTATCCCCTCTACAGTCGGCTGTTCGGGGATGACAGCCAGTTCGTCTCCGACGTCGAGTTGAAACTGGCCCAGGCGCGGATGACCGACACGGTCGAGATGTACCTCTCGCGGTCACTCGGCGTCGGCTTCCTCTCGGGGTTGGTTCTCTGGTTGATGGGCTTGATGCTGGGCTACGGGCTGTTTGCGACCGGCGTCGTGCAGGTCGATACGATCATCGGCATGCCCGTCCGGAACCCGACCGTCCTCGAGGTCATCCAGATGACGCGCATTCCCGCGCTCATCCTCGCGACGGGGCTGTTCTTCGGAACGATCGGATTCGCCCTCGGCTTTGGCTCCCTCGTCGCCATTCCGTACTCGCGAGCGTCGGCGCGCAAACGCGAGATCAACATGCTCATGACCGACTCCGTCTCGTTCATGTACGCACTGTCGGTCGGCGGACTCAACCAGCTCGAGATCCTCGAGGCGATGGCCGAGGCCGACGACACCTACGGCGAGGTCGCAAAGGAGTTCCAGAGCATCGTCCAGGAGACCGAATACTTCGACGTCGACTACCGGACGGCGATTCGCAATCAGGCGATCGAAACCCCGAGTGACGACCTCTCGCAGTTCCTGACGGACATGCTCTCGATCGTCAACAGCGGTGGGGACATGGAGAGCTTCCTCGAAGACAAGAAAGAAAAGCACATGCGGACGGCCAAGCAGGAACAGGAGCTGACTCTCGAGACGCTCGAGCTGTTCGGCGAGATGTACATGACGCTCTCGCTGTTCCCGCTCCTGTTGATCATCATCCTGGTGATCATGCAGATGGTGCCAGATGCCGACGTCGATACGAACCTGCTGTACCTGGCCGTCTATGGCCTGATCCCGCTCACTGGAGTCGGATTTATCGTCCTCGTCTCGACGGTCAAACACGACGAGCCCGGCGATGGCTATCTCACGTCGACCTCGGGTGACGACACCCGGATCAGAAGCGCGCAAGAACAGGGCCTGCTCAATCTGGGGCTGATCGAGCAGTACACCGGCAGCCACCGCGTCTTCGACCGGATCAAAAACCGAGAGGGAACTCACGAGACGGTCAACGTCCTCCGCCGGCCCCACATCTTCTTCCGGGACAACCCGCTGCTCACCCTCGCGCTGACGGTGCCGGCGGCGCTCGTCGTCGTCACGATCGCGATGGCCAACGGCTCGGCACCGACGTCGTGGGAGGGCCTGAAACAGCGTCCAGTCTGGGGAACGTTCATCTACGTCTACGCGCCGCTGTACATCACGATGGTGCCGCTGGCGATCTTCCGCGAGTGGAACGTCCTCTCACGAAGGGCCGTGGTAAAGACGCTCTCGGAAGACCTGCGCAAACTCGCGAGCGCAAACGACACTGGACTTACCCTCCTCGAGTCACTGAAATCGGTGTCGGACACCACCTCCGGGAAACTCGCCCGCGAACTCGAGTTGATGCACACCAAGGTTAACTACGGGATGAGCCTCTCGGAGGCGCTCATCGAGTTCAACAACAAGTATCACATCCCGCGGCTGGCACGGACGATCAAGCTGATCACGAAATCACAAGAAGCGTCGAACCAGATTTCGGCCGTGCTCCGGACGGCCGCCCGCTCGAGCGAGAACAACGACGATATCGAGCGTGAACGCAAGTCCCGAACGCGGATGCAGGTGGTCATCATCATCATGACGTTCATGACGCTGCTGGCGGTGATCGCCATCCTGCAGACCCAGTTCATCGGGACGATGGCCGGACTCGAGACCGGTGGAAGCAGCGACGTCGCTGCCGACGGTGCCGGGAGCCAGTTGGCTGACGCCGATTTCAGTGAGAACGTCGACATCGACTTGCTTTCGGTGTTGTTCTTCCACGCGGTGACGTTGCAGGCGATCCTCTCGGGGTTCATAAGCGGCTACATCCGCGATGCGGATCTCCTGAGCGGGTTGAAGTACGTGATCATCCTCTCGACTATCGCCCTCATTGCCTGGGCACTGGTGGCATGA